The DNA sequence TGAAGTATAATATGGTGGTGTAAAACCAGTTCCACCCTGCAATAAGAAAACACCTTTATAATTAGAAGAAGTGTTTGGAGAAAATGGTGAATTTAAATTATTATACCAAAGAGCTGATGCTATTGACCCCCTATTCAAGGGTCCCTTTGCATCGTTGTTATCAATAAGCCAAGGATCTCGAAAACCAATTTGACCACCGTTAATGCTCGTTTCTTCAAGCTTATTGAGAAACTGGACACTGTAAACAGGTTTTAAATTAGCAGTAAGATTGGTAGTACCTGATATTATTGTAAAATTTTTATGATTGGTTACATCCGTTAGTGAACTATTCCAGTTGTGATATTTTTCATTATTTACTACATTCTGATTACTTCGTAATGTTTGTGTTGAATTTTTTGCAAAAATAAAAGTTTTTGGAGCCGATTGGTTATTCCAACTATTTGATTGCCATATATCAAAAGTGCTAATATTTGTACCACCAGAATTTAATTGAGAAACTGTTGTATTAACATAATTTTCTGCAACTCGTGCTGCAATAGCAGCATATGCATCTACCCTACCGTTTCCAGATGCTTTTTTCCAAGTCGTAGAATTCCCTCCATCACTCATAGCTACAGATGTGCTTTTAATTTTTGAAAGAAATTGTGTATATCCATCCGTATTAAAGCCTTCGAAATACAGAGCAGCAATTCCAGCTAAGTGCGGAGCTGCAGCAGAAGTTCCAGAAAATGGATTTGAAAAATTTCCATTTTGACCAACAAATGTATTGACATTATCAGCGGCTGTAATTTTGGGTTGTTGACTTTCTAAGTAAGTACCACTTCCAGATGAATATATTACACCCGGACCTCGAGAGCTGAAGTCTTCAACATCTAATGGGGTTGATACATTTGTTGCGGCCGTAGCTATTACATTACTAGCAATACACTGTCCTAATATCTGCTTATCTGATTTAGGCAAATTAAAATTGGAAATATCGCCCAAAATTAATATTTTTAATTCTCTATTCATACTGCCAGGTACCCAATCAAACCACTTAACTTTTATTTTATATGTTGTATTTGCAGTTGCCTCAAAGTCCCCATATTCTTCAGGAGAAAAACCAGATCCCCTTCTATCACTTGTTATTTTCGCGTTATTACTTGCGTCAGTAACAAACAAATCATAATCTTCTGTAGGTGCATACCAATTATCACCCCATTGCAAGATTATTTGTATATTATTTGCTGAATTTGACTTAAACGTTAATTCAGTCATAGCATTGTTATCGAATATAACAAAATTACCAGTGGCATTGACAAGATAACTGTTACCTGTATACATTTTCCCATTAAAATTTCCAGCAGATGATATATAACAGCCGTTATTTGATTGTATAAATTGATTAATTGCTACAGAAATCTCATTTTCTTGAAAATAGGAATAGCCAATAATAAAGCTAAGATCATCAACAATTATTTTACATCCTTGTTGTTTTAAATGTGTAATTCTATCAGCAAAATCTAAATGATCATCAGAACCGTCAATTCCGCCAAACCAAAGTTGTGCACTAGGGGCAATATCATGTATTATTTCCATCATTGCTGTACCTTCTGTTCCAGGATAATTTGTTGCATTATTAGTATTATCAACTGCATTAACCACAGAGGGTAAATCACCATTTAATCTTGAGTCCATCCAATAATTCATACCATTCGATATTATTCCAACTTTTACACCGCTACCTGTCA is a window from the Ignavibacteriota bacterium genome containing:
- a CDS encoding S8 family serine peptidase; protein product: MKFLIMLILSSNLLFGQWNNKNLESKFEKEVLKEINSVINEVQNGNKLHGNITKKVKNKFTALDSDLRILCRVRVSTLSIKNKIKSLGCEIKNETHNDLYVWIPYSKVEDLAALDEVLSIGTKGVAISNEEVISAGVGLHRTDLVYNTYGLTGSGVKVGIISNGMNYWMDSRLNGDLPSVVNAVDNTNNATNYPGTEGTAMMEIIHDIAPSAQLWFGGIDGSDDHLDFADRITHLKQQGCKIIVDDLSFIIGYSYFQENEISVAINQFIQSNNGCYISSAGNFNGKMYTGNSYLVNATGNFVIFDNNAMTELTFKSNSANNIQIILQWGDNWYAPTEDYDLFVTDASNNAKITSDRRGSGFSPEEYGDFEATANTTYKIKVKWFDWVPGSMNRELKILILGDISNFNLPKSDKQILGQCIASNVIATAATNVSTPLDVEDFSSRGPGVIYSSGSGTYLESQQPKITAADNVNTFVGQNGNFSNPFSGTSAAAPHLAGIAALYFEGFNTDGYTQFLSKIKSTSVAMSDGGNSTTWKKASGNGRVDAYAAIAARVAENYVNTTVSQLNSGGTNISTFDIWQSNSWNNQSAPKTFIFAKNSTQTLRSNQNVVNNEKYHNWNSSLTDVTNHKNFTIISGTTNLTANLKPVYSVQFLNKLEETSINGGQIGFRDPWLIDNNDAKGPLNRGSIASALWYNNLNSPFSPNTSSNYKGVFLLQGGTGFTPPYYTSKAIQQQNIYVNSLVGTREFYFQNWSANPTGSATFQNETALETPVVFNTANAIVQANLKGKM